TTCACAAAACGTTCGCGCGCCAGAATGGATGCCGCGGCCACAGCCACATCGCTCTCCGCCCGGACACGCTGTTCCAGCCGGATAGACACCTTTTTGGCGGCAAGCGCCCTCTTCAGAACAAACGGATTGGCGAACTGGTCGCTCAACGCCATGGGGCAATCCGGCACCTTGGCAGCCAGCCCCTCAATCACCGTAGCATGCCCCCAGGCCAGAAAACGGTTCAAATTCCCGAACTCCGGATAAAGCTGGTTATACCGTTCCGGACCAATGCTTACCAGGTGAAACCGGATGCCAGGCACCCTGCGGATCCCCTCCGCCAGGAAACGGATTCTGGATGAAGACCCTACCATCTTGCTGTCGCAAACGCCCAGCTTGCGCAAAGCGGAGCCGATGCCCCCGTCCACATAAACGCCTGCAACCACCAGCGGGCCGAAGTAATCTCCCTTTCCACTCTCGTCAATCCCGAAGTGGGGAACAAAACCGCCTCCTTCTTCCATCTCTTCCGGCTGGGTCAAAACTCCGGTCACCTGCGGTTCCAGCGTAAACTCTACAAAATCATCCGTTCCCTTCCCCTGCAGAAGAAGCTTGTTCTTCTTCTCGTAAACCGTCGCCAGCAGGGAAGGCCCGGCAAAGGAAAAACGCGCGTAGGGAACCTCTCTTCTTTCAAACCCCTTTTCCTCAAGAATGGACTCAAGCCTTCCGGCCTGGGCGTCAGTCAGCATGGTTGTAAACGTGGTTCGCATATATCATCCTTCCCGGAGCCGGAACACCCCGGCGGCAAGCAATGGAAGCATCCCAACCATTCCGGTCAAGCAAAATTCCCGCATCGCGCGGTTAAGGACGTAAAAATCAAGCATGCCACGGATTATGTGATTTTTTAGGAGACAAATCATGCACGCTGAACTATAAAACTCATACATTCATATCATTCTGCACTTCATATGGCTAAAACATTAACAAAACGAGACCTCGTTAACAAAATCAGCGCCGAAACCAACTTCACCCAGATTGAAGTGTTCGACATCGTACAGCGTGCCGTGGACATTATCTCCAGCACCCTTGCTGAAGGCGACCGTGTGGTGATTCGCAATTTCGGAACCTTCCAGGTGAAGGAAGTGAAGCCCAAAGTAGGCCGCAACCCCAAAAACCCTGACCAGGATGTGCCGATTCCGGCCCGTTCCGTTGTCAAATTCAAGGTTGGCAAGGAATTGAAGGACCAGGTCGCCAAGCTGACCGCTTCCAAGTAATCCCTGCAGGGATCAGACAGATTACTCCGGGCGCCTCCATCAAACAATGGAGGCGTCTTTTTGTTTGCAATTTGCGCGCCATTCGGGAATATAAGGAACCGTGAGCATGTTCCGGATACAGCACCTTCTTCTGATTGCCGCAGCAACGCTTTGCTCCTGCGCCACAGAACGCACGGTAGCCACAAACTTTCAACCCCGGCAACGCCCTGATTCGGAAAAAACGGACGCAGAGCTAATGGATGCTCTGGAAGCGAAATTCGCCGGCGGCTTCGGCCAGCAAACGGACAAGGAAGGAAATACCAGGATGGTGTCCCAGAAACGAAGTTCTTTTGAAGGGCTCCGGTACAGCGGCAACACGTCTCAAATCGCAAAAAAGGCTTTTGAAACCGCATCCTTTGAAAAAAAGAACTTTGACGGCGCCTCCACCCGGTTTGAAACAAAGAAATGGGACGGCATCAAATCCTTCACGGATGGCAAACTGGAAACGCCAGACTTCATCGCCCACGCCAGGGG
This region of Akkermansia muciniphila genomic DNA includes:
- a CDS encoding HU family DNA-binding protein, whose translation is MHSYHSALHMAKTLTKRDLVNKISAETNFTQIEVFDIVQRAVDIISSTLAEGDRVVIRNFGTFQVKEVKPKVGRNPKNPDQDVPIPARSVVKFKVGKELKDQVAKLTASK
- the rnhC gene encoding ribonuclease HIII, which encodes MLTDAQAGRLESILEEKGFERREVPYARFSFAGPSLLATVYEKKNKLLLQGKGTDDFVEFTLEPQVTGVLTQPEEMEEGGGFVPHFGIDESGKGDYFGPLVVAGVYVDGGIGSALRKLGVCDSKMVGSSSRIRFLAEGIRRVPGIRFHLVSIGPERYNQLYPEFGNLNRFLAWGHATVIEGLAAKVPDCPMALSDQFANPFVLKRALAAKKVSIRLEQRVRAESDVAVAAASILARERFVNWMDAAGEGAGMKLPLGASGQVVKAARQLVALHGEEMLPKVAKMHFKTTRNVLK